The sequence GCGGTCATCCTGGCGACGAATCTCAAGAACGCACCGGAAGGCATGCTCGCCATCGTGTCGAACACCGCACCGGACAAGCTCCCCGCGGACGTGCCGGCCGCGGCGGTCCCGCCGTCGTTCTTCGAGTCCGCTGCGAACGCCTTCGGTTCGACGTTCGTCGTCGGGACGATCTTGATCGCGCTCACGCTGATCCCGGCGTTCTTCCTGCCCCGCAAGAAGATCGCGTCGCCGCTGACCGAAGAGGACATGGATCGCGCGCCGATCGTCATGCACTGACGCCGTCGAGCGGACACAGATTGTCGTCGAGCGGGCGCAACACTTCGGTGTTGCGCCCGCTCGACATTCATCTGCGCCCGGTCGACGGTATCCTGCGCCCGGTCGGCGGGCCGCCGACTAGTCCGCCGACGGGACGAAAGCGCCCGTCTGCTGGAGGATCCACGCCAACTCGAAGGCGACCTCTTCCCACTGCTTGTACCGGCCGCTGACGCCACCATGGCCTGCCGACATCTCGGTCTTGAGCAACACCAGGTTGTCGGAGGTGCTCAATTCCTGAAGACGGGCAACCCATTTCGCCGCCTCGGTGAACAGCACCCGGGTGTCGTTCAGCGAGGTGAGGGCCAGGATCGGCGGATACGCCTTGGCACCGACGTTCTCGTACGGCGAATAGGTCTTCATGTAGGCGTAGACATCCGGGTCGTGGAGCGGATCTCCCCACTCGTCCCATTCGATCACCGTGAGAGGTAGTGAGGGGTCGAGAATCGACGTCAGCGCGTCGACGAACGGCACCGATGCGAGAATGCCGTTGAAGAGCTCCGGTGCCAGGTTCGCGACCGCCCCCATCAGGAGGCCGCCTGCCGAACCACCCTCGGCCACCATCTGTTTCGGCGTGGTCCAACCCTCGTCGACCAGATACCGTGCCGCATCGACGAAGTCGGTGAAGGTGTTCTTCTTGGTGAGCGTCTTGCCGTTGTCGTACCAATAGCGACCCATCTCGCCGCCCCCGCGGATGTGCGCGAGGACGAACACGACACCGCGGTCGAGCATCGACAGCCGGGACACCGAAAACGACGGATCGATGCTCATCTCGTACGACCCGTAGCCGTACAGCAGCAACGGCGCCGGCCGGTTCTCGTCGACGCCCTTGCGCCGCACGATCGACAGCGGGATCTTCGTCCCGTCGGCCGCGGTCGCCCACTCGCGCGACTGCACGTAATCTGCCGCGTCGTAACCGCCGAGAACCGGCTGCCGCTTCAACAGGGTCCGTTCCCCGGTGGCCACGTCGAGATCGAGCAACTCGGTCGGCTCGATGAAGCTCGCGTAGCCGATACGCAATTTCGGGGTGACCCATTCCGGGTTGCCGCCGAGTCCAGCAGAAGAGAGCTCCTGATCGAACACGACCTCGTGGAAGTCTGCGGCATCCGGGATTCCGTCGATGTCGCGTAGATCGGCGATGGCCAGCTTCGGAAGTGCCGCGTATCGGTACGACAGCACCAGGTAGTCGCGGAACGCGTCGAGATCCTCGATCCGTCGCTCCGGATCGTGCGCTATCAGCTCGCGCCGGGCAGACGGGTCGTCGACCGGCGCGATGTCGATGGCGAAGTTCTCTGCCTTCACCCCGTCTCGAATGTCGTTGTGGACGATCACGTAGTGGTCTTCACCGGCGATCACGGCATGCTCGACGCTGTACTCGACTCCCTCGACCCGCGGTGCGACACTGCGGAACTCTCCGGTCGGATCGTCGGCGGGCAGCACGTACACCTCGGAGGTGATCTTGGAACCCACGCCGATCATCAGGTACTTGTCGCTTCGCGTGGAACCCATACCCACCCAGAACCGTTCGTCCGGCTCGTGGAAGACCCGGACGTCGTCAGAACCCGCGCCCATGTCGTGGCGCCACACCGTGTCCGGACGCCACGCCTCGTCGACAGTCTGATAGAAGACATGCTGGGCATCCGACGACCAGACCGCGCCGCCCGCGGTATCGGCGATCTGGTCGTCGAGGAGCTCGCCGGTACGAAGGTTCTTGAACCGCAAGAGGTATCGTTCGTCGCCGACGGTATCGGTGCTGTATGCCAGCCAGTCACCGTCGTCGCTGACGGAGAGTGCCCCGAGACTGAAGAAGTCGTGGCCCTCGGCCTCGACGTTGGCGTCGAGAAGTATCTCCTCACCGGGAAGCGCCGCATCCGCGACCACCTCCGGCGGGGTCCAGTCGTCGTCGGCCGAGATCGGGCACCGGCATCGGATCGCGTACTGCTTGCCCTCTTCGGTTCGGGCGTAGTACCAGTAGCGGCCACGACGACTCGGCACCGACATGTCGGTTTCCTGTGTGCGACTCTTGATCTCGCCGAAGATCTGTTTACGCAATCCGTCGAGCTGCGCGGTGTGCGACTCGGTGAACGCATTCTGCGCCTCGAGGTAGGCGATGACCTCGGGATCTTCCTTGTCCCGGAGCCATTCGTAATCGTCGACGAAGGTGTCACCATGGTGCACACGTTCGCTCGGTACCTTTTTGGCCACCGGGGCGGTGACGTCGGACTTCACCATCATCTCCTACTCGTGATCCGGCCAGTCGGCGAAGGATCTCTGCGAAATCCACTCGTAGGCCTCGATATACCGTGTGCGGGTTCGATCCACCACTGATTCCGGCAATGACGGGGGTGGCTGGTCGGCCGCGCGATCCCAGCCGGAGTCCGGGCCCGTCAGCCAGTTCCGGACGATCTGCTTGTCGAAGCTCGGCTGTACCTCGCCGGGCCGGTAGGTCGCCGCCTCCCAGTAACGTGACGAATCCGGCGTCAGCACTTCGTCGGCCAGCACGAGCTCGCCGTCGCCGCCCAGTCCGAACTCGAACTTGGTGTCGGCCAGGATGATCCCGCGCTCGGCAGCGATGGCAGAGCCACGTCGATAGATGTCGAGGGTCGTCGCACGCAGTTGCTCGGCGCGTTCGGCGCCTTCCTGCTCGACCACCCTCTCGAAGCTGATGTTCTCGTCGTGGTCGCCTTGGGCCGCCTTGGTTGCCGGCGTGAAGATCGGCTGGGGCAGCTCGCTGGCCTCGTCGAGACCTGCCGGGAGTTCCACCCCGCACACCGAGCCCGTCGCGCGGTAATCGAGCAGACCGGAACCGGTGAGGTATCCGCGAGCCACGCACTCGACCTGCACCATCGGCAGCTTGCGGACCACCATGGAGCGTCCCACGCACTCGGCCG is a genomic window of Gordonia sp. SID5947 containing:
- a CDS encoding phosphoribosylaminoimidazolesuccinocarboxamide synthase encodes the protein MRPELQSYTHLASGKVREIYEIDANTLLLVASDRISAYDHILSPAIPDKGRILTAMSFYWFDVLGVANHLAGGPTDERIPAECVGRSMVVRKLPMVQVECVARGYLTGSGLLDYRATGSVCGVELPAGLDEASELPQPIFTPATKAAQGDHDENISFERVVEQEGAERAEQLRATTLDIYRRGSAIAAERGIILADTKFEFGLGGDGELVLADEVLTPDSSRYWEAATYRPGEVQPSFDKQIVRNWLTGPDSGWDRAADQPPPSLPESVVDRTRTRYIEAYEWISQRSFADWPDHE
- a CDS encoding S9 family peptidase produces the protein MMVKSDVTAPVAKKVPSERVHHGDTFVDDYEWLRDKEDPEVIAYLEAQNAFTESHTAQLDGLRKQIFGEIKSRTQETDMSVPSRRGRYWYYARTEEGKQYAIRCRCPISADDDWTPPEVVADAALPGEEILLDANVEAEGHDFFSLGALSVSDDGDWLAYSTDTVGDERYLLRFKNLRTGELLDDQIADTAGGAVWSSDAQHVFYQTVDEAWRPDTVWRHDMGAGSDDVRVFHEPDERFWVGMGSTRSDKYLMIGVGSKITSEVYVLPADDPTGEFRSVAPRVEGVEYSVEHAVIAGEDHYVIVHNDIRDGVKAENFAIDIAPVDDPSARRELIAHDPERRIEDLDAFRDYLVLSYRYAALPKLAIADLRDIDGIPDAADFHEVVFDQELSSAGLGGNPEWVTPKLRIGYASFIEPTELLDLDVATGERTLLKRQPVLGGYDAADYVQSREWATAADGTKIPLSIVRRKGVDENRPAPLLLYGYGSYEMSIDPSFSVSRLSMLDRGVVFVLAHIRGGGEMGRYWYDNGKTLTKKNTFTDFVDAARYLVDEGWTTPKQMVAEGGSAGGLLMGAVANLAPELFNGILASVPFVDALTSILDPSLPLTVIEWDEWGDPLHDPDVYAYMKTYSPYENVGAKAYPPILALTSLNDTRVLFTEAAKWVARLQELSTSDNLVLLKTEMSAGHGGVSGRYKQWEEVAFELAWILQQTGAFVPSAD